Within Marinomonas mediterranea MMB-1, the genomic segment TGGCCCCACTGGAGACGGCGCCATACGCCACTTCGGTGTACCGTCATCATTAACGACAGGCAAGCCTTGTTTCGTCATATCGGCTGTGAAGGCGGTGTACCAGAATATCTGCTGGGCAATACTGCCTTGCGCAGGTACCGGCCCAGATTCCGAGAAGGTCATGCCTTGTGCTTCTGGTGGCGCATATTGACGTAACCAGTCGACGTATTTGGTTGTCGCGTAAACGGCGGCTGGACCATTGGTTGCGCCTCCACGGGAGACACTTGAGCCGACTGGAGAACAGCCGTTTTCGATTCGGATACCCCATTCATCGACAGGCAAACCGTTTGGAATGCCTTTGTCACCCGCGCCAGCCATTGAGAACCATGCATCAGTAAAGCGCCAACCCAGTGAAGGGTCTTTTTTACCGTAGTCCATGTGACCGTAGACGGGTTCGCCATCGATCATTTTGACATGATCGGTAAAGAACTCTGCAATGTCTTCATAGGCAGACCAGTTAACAGGCACCCCTAGTTCATAGCCATAAATATCGCTGAATTGTTTTTTCAGGTCGTCACGGGCGAACCAGTCAGCTCGGAACCAATACAAGTTGGCGAACTGCTGATCTGGCAGTTGGTATAGCACGCCATCGGGGCCTGTGGTGAAATCCAAACCGATAAAATCGGCTAGATCCAACGTTGGTGACGTGTAGTCTTTGCCGTCACCTGTCATCATGGTGGAGATTGGAACGACTTTACCATAACGAAAGTGCGTGCCGATTAAGTCTGAGTCGTTAACGTACGCATCGTAGATATTACGGCCAGACTGCATTTGTGTTTGTAGCTTCTCAACCACGTCCCCTTCTTGAATCAAATCGTGATTGACTTTGATCCCCGTAATCTCTTCGAAGGCCTTCGCCAATACTTGAGACTCGTATTTGTGGGTGGTTAATGTTTCAGAGGCGACGTTGATTTCCATACCTCGGAAACGTTTTGCAGCGTCTGTGTACCAAGAAAGCTCGTTAAGCTGTTCTTGTTTCGATAGCGTAGAGACCGTGAACTCGTCCGATACCCATTTTTTCGCCGCGTCGGAATAGGCATCAGCCCAGACAGATGCGGAATGCATCATTACGGCGAAAGGTAATGCTGCTAGGGCGATTTTTTTCTTATTTTTCATCTTTTACCTCAACATTAAGTTTCTTTATTTTTATGAACACTCTCTTAAGCTTCCTGCCTATTTCGCTGCTTCGTCCTTAACCCCAGCGCATTAGGATAATCATCCAAATAACGGACAGGGCGGTGGCCACCAAAAGGGCGACTTCTGTCAGCGCGACAAAAGTCAGGTGGATAAAGGCACTGGTTAACAGGCCGATAAACAGTCTGTCTCCCCGTGATGTGACAATGGGCAAAAAGCCCTTGCGTTCAACGCACGGCGAAACAATTTGCCAAGTGGTCATTGCCACAAGAATGAGTGCAATGCCGCCAAAGAATAGGGCAGTGGGTAAGGTCCAAGACATCCAAACCATGGTGCTTCTCCTCTATACTCGACCAAGGGCAAAACCCTTGGCGATGTGGTTACGAACGAAGTAAACGACCAGCATGCCGGGTACGATTGTGAGTACGCCAGCGGCGGCTAATAGCCCCCAATCCATTCCGGACGCGGAAACGGTACGAGTCATGATGGCGGCAATGGGTTTTGCGTCAACAGACGTGAGTGTGCGAGCAAGCAATAGCTCAACCCAAGAGAACATAAAACAAAAGAAAGCCGTCACACCGATACCAGACCGAATCAAGGGAATGAAGATACGTACAAAAAATCTAGGAAATGAGTAGCCGTCGATATAGGCTGTCTCATCGATCTCACGAGGAACACCGCTCATAAACCCTTCTAAGATCCAGACCGCCAACGGGACATTGAAGAGACAATGCGCTAACGCGACCGCGATGTGAGTATCGAATAAACCTACGGATGAATACAGCTGAAAAAACGGCAGTAGAAACACTGCTGGTGGGGCCATCCGATTCGACAGCAACCAGAAGAACATATGTTTGTCGCCGACGAACTTGTAACGGCTAAAAGCATAGGCGGCTGGCAGAGCGACGAGTAAGCTGATGACCATGTTCATGGACACATACAGCATTGAATTGACGTACCCCATGTACCAGGTGGGGTCGCCAAATATCTTCGCATAGTTATCCAATGTGAAATGCTCAGGGTACAGCGAAAGGCCGCTAAGAATCTCGGTGTTTGTCTTAAAAGACATATTAATCAACCAATAGATCGGTAGAAGTAAAAGGATTAAATAGAGGTTTAATCCGATTCGTCCACGCCACACGGCTCTACGCGCTTTCTTTTGTGCGTGACTTACTACCGGGGCTTGCATTGCAAGCGGTTGATGACGAGGTTTTTCCGTGTTGGGTGTCTCTGAAAGGCGTCTCTTTGAAACGCCATTATCTTGAGTTTCTGAGACAAGGCTTGGGTTTGACATCATCGCCTCCTATTTGTCTTTTTGCATGTTCATGATGGTGGTATAGAACACCCAACACACCAACAGAATGATAAGGAAGTACACCAGCGAGAAGGCTGCTGCAGGCCCAAGATCGAATTGACCAATGGCTTGTTGAACCAAAGACTGACTTAAGAAGGTGGTGGACGTGCCGGGTCCGCCTCCCGTTAACACAAATGGCTCGGTGTAGATCATAAAGGAGTCCATAAAGCGCAGAAGTACTCCTATGATCAGAACATTGGTCAGTTTAGGGAGCTGAATATACCGGAACACCGCCCAGCGAGAGGCCCGATCAATACGAGCGGCTTGATAATAGACTTCTGGAATGGCGCGTAAGCCCGAGTAGCAAAGCAAGGCAACGAGTGGTGTCCAGTGCCAAACGTCAATCAAGACGACCGTCATCCACGCGTCAATGGGATTAGACGCATAGTTGTAATCAACGCCTAGCCACGAAAGAAATGCGCCAAATAAGCCGATGTCGGCACGTCCAAAAATCTGCCAAATAGTTCCCACTACGTTCCACGGAATCAAGAGCGGGATGGCGACAAGGATTAATGCTAACGAGGCGCTTCTTCCCTTGGTGGGCATCATTAAGGCAACCAAAATCCCTAACGGAATCTCAATCAATAAAATCGTGAATGAGAAAATAAACTGACGCCCCAGTGCATCGTGTAAGCGAGTATCTGTCATCACTTGTTTGAACCACTCTGTGCCAACAAAGTACCGAGTGTATGGATCGAAAATGTCTTGAACCGAGTAGTTCACGACCGTCATCAACGGGATGATGGCGGAAAACGCGACAATGATGAAAACCGGAAGGACAAGCCACCAAGCTTTATTGTTTTCAACCTTATTCATTTACGGCCTCCTCAGAACCTTGTGATGGGCTTTCGGATCGGTGTTCGGACTCATGTTCGGATTGAGCCTCAGAGCCTAGCTCAACAAGGTATTCGTCAATGTAGAGCTTGGTCCATTGCTCAGGAAAGCTAATATAGGCTTTGCCAACGGGCACTTTCTGATCTTCACTGAGTCGTGCTTTCATTGTGATGCCGTTGAAAATGAAGGACAGAATTTTGTAGGTGCCAAGGTCTTCGACATAGTCGACCTCCACTTCGTAAGCGTCGTCATTGAAGCCGTCCCAGACATGAACAAACTCTGGACGTATACCAACTTTCACATCGGTAATATCACCACGCTGTTGGAGGTGATTTGCTAACGACGAATGAATCGAAATGACATGCTTACCGAATGATAGAGAACCGGCACTAAACGTTGCATTAAAGAAGTTCATCCCTGGGCTGCCAATAAAGTAACCTACGAAGGTATGAGCAGGGTTCTCAAACAGTTCTCTTGGTGTGCCAAATTGCACGATCTGACCGTCGTACATAACCGCGATTTTATCGGCAAAGGTCGACGCTTCAAGCTGGTCGTGTGTGACATAGACCATGGTGATATTGAATTGTTCGTGAATCTGCTTCAGCTTACGGCGCAGTTTCCATTTGAGCTGAGGGTCAATGACTGTGAGCGGTTCATCAAATAAAATGGCGGACACATCGTCTCGGACGAGGCCGCGTCCCATCGAAACTTTTTGTTTTTGGTCGGCCGACAAACCTTTGGCTTTGCGTTTGAGTTGATCTGACAACTCTAATATTTCGGCCACTTCCAGAACTTTCGAGCGAATTTTATGGGAAGGAACACCAATATTTCTAAGTGGAAAAGCTAAGTTGTCGTAAACCGTCATGGTGTCGTATACCACGGGAAACTGGAAAACCTGTGCGATATTGCGCTCTTCTGGCTTTAGTTCATTCACGCGCTTGCCATCGAATAATACTTCTCCGTCCGACGGTTCAAGCAGCCCCGATATGATGTTGAGCAAAGTCGACTTACCACAGCCAGACGGCCCCAAAAGCGCATAGGCTCCGCCTTGATGCCACACATGTTGCATCTGTCTAATGGCGTAATCTTCGGGCTTGGTAGGCGAATCGCTGTAGGTATGCGCCAAGGCATTGAGTGTAATTTCTGCCATGATCAAAGACCTCCAATACGTGCTGGGGCATGCACCATGTCGCCGTGGTCGTTAAAGGCGTACAGCTTATGCGTAGGAAAATAGACTTTGATTTCTTGATCTACCTGATACTGATGAACCCCTGATAAATGCAGCACCAAATCAAAGTGAGGATTGTGGACATGAAGAAACGTCTCAGAGCCGCTGATTTCTGCTAAATCCACTTGGACAGGCAGTTCTAAATCGTCATCGTTGTGAGGGACCAAGCCAATGTGTGATGCTCTTACTCCAAATTGATATTGCCCCGCAGGCAGGCTTCGCAAATCATTATTGAGCTGAAAATGAACTTTGTCATCGAACGTAACTTCCGTCTCGGTGACTTTTCCGGGAACCACATTAATAGGCGGTTCAGAGAACATTTCCGCTGTAATAATGTTTTGAGGTTGGTGATAAACCTCAGCGGTTTCACCAAACTGTAGAAGACGACCTTCGTGCAACACTGCGGTGTTACCGCTCAGTGCGAGTGCTTCATTTGGTTCTGTTGTGGCGTAGACTGCAATGCAATTTCTTGCTTTAAACAAGGCTCTCAATTCTTGGCGGAGTTCTTCTCTGAGTTTGTAGTCCAAGTTCACAAGAGGTTCGTCGAATAGAATAACCTGAGAGTCTTTGACCAGTGCTCTGGCCATTGCTGTACGCTGTTGTTGCCCTCCAGACAGCTGCAGTGGTAAGCGACCCAAGTATTCTTCAATGCGCAGCATTTCTGCGGTTTCATGCACGCGTTTGTCTATTTCTGTTTCCGACAGATTAGCGAGACGTAAGGGCGACGCGATGTTTTCAAACACCGTCATATTGGGGTAATTGATGAATTGCTGATACACCATTGAGATGTTTCGTTCTCGAACAGGCACGCCGGTGACATCGACACCGTTCATCAATATTTTGCCTTTGGTTGGACGATCAAGCCCAGCCATCAATCTCATTAGCGTTGTTTTACCGGCTAACGTTCTGCCCAGTAGGACGTTGAACGAACCTGGTTCCAATGTCAGATTGACGTCAGAGATCCAAGTTTCACCTTCGACAACGCGAGAAACGTTTTCTAGCGTTAATGACATTGTTGTTAACCTTTTGTTTTTGTTATGGCCGCCACAATGATGCGGATAAATGTGTTTATGAATGATTCGCTTCTGGCTTGTCGCTTTTCGCACATGAACACGATTACGTTATTTTTGTTTTCGAAAACACTCTTTCAAAGAGCAGTTTCAATACTTGTATTTCAATGTTTGTGCCATATTTGAAAAGTATGATTGAGTGATTTTTAAGGAATTGATTTTTATGGTTTATTTTTATCTTTCTGGATATTCTCTGAGAGCGAAGAGCTGAGGAGGTAAGGTGTTCACATATGTTCAAAAACGAAAAAAGTGTTCAGTAGAGTGTTCAGTTTTTGAGACCGTTTGCTTTGTCGTTAACGTATGGAGGTAGGTGCTTGAGGTTGTTGGAGACGAGTCCTAAACTTGCCGGAGGAAGGCGGCTTCGACAAGTTTAGGGCGTTTTTTACTTTTTTCTTTCTAGTAATCGGACTTCTATTTCTTCTACGCTTTTTATTCCCAAGAGAAGGCAGCGTCTTTTACGTCACAGTTACTCAGGGATTGCTCAGCTTCCGTTAAGTAAACTTGCTGAGATTGCGAGACGTCGTACGTTAGGTACTTCGAGCACATAGCGCTTTGACCATTCCCTACAACCACTTTCGTCCCCGCTTTGAGCGTACAGCTGACCAGTTTGTCGAGCGGTGACCACTGGTAACAGATTTCGTAATCAGAACGATATTTAGAGACGAGCCCTTCCGGTTGACTAAAAGCCCACCATTTACCGAATTGACTGTGAGGGTTCGTGCTATTCCAAGCGCGATAAAGCGGGACTTGGGTATCTGCTTTGGCTTGATAAACTTTACCTTGGCAGAGCATGCCTTTCTCTGGTTGGCCAAGCGTTTGTGTTAATAAGGCTTCGTCTTGCACTTCTTCGAAGTAGGGTGACAGCGAATCGGGTAAATCCGTTGTGCCTATGCAAACGTTTTCTATCGGAGCGCTCGTTGCTACCGATTCGTTATCTTTATCCGGAGTGTGGGCAGCACAACCAATTAGGGTCAATGTTGTCATTGATACGATCGACGTTGTTTTTAGGGTATTTCTAATCTGTATCTTTTTCATAGTCTTCCTTATCTAAATGGACTTAAAGAAAAATCGCAAGCTGGAGTATAGACGATTGATTTGATTTAGCTTTTGTTCTTTAGAGAAGGATTAGCAGTATTTTATCCAGTATTGGCTATGCGCACAGGCAAAAGATGGTTCAGGAAAAAGTGGTAACATTTCATTGATGTTCCGGCTTTCTAGTCGCACAATGCGTTTAGGAGTTGAGAATAGATTTCGTTGCTGGCAGACTCCTCAATGGCTTGTCGCTCTTTGCGTAAAAGATATGCAGAGAAGTGAATGAAAAAAGAAAAACAACAAAAAGCACAATCAGAGAGTAAGCCGATGGACTCTGTTACGGAATCAGAGCGTGCCTGCGTGGACGCAAAAGATGGCTGTACTGATCACGTTGAAGCGGAACATAAGTCGCAAATTGAAGCGTCATGGTTTCGTTGTGAGCAGTTTGGGTTAGATCATGGGTCGGAACCGGATTTTGGTACGCTTCCGCAAGGTGAATTACATGATCTTTTGGATCAGCATCGTAGTCTTCTTGAAACCACGGAAAACGAAGTTCTTCCTTATTACGAAAACATCCTAAATAACTCTTCCTGTATGATTGTACTGGCCGATCATCAAGGCCATGTTTTGAATACGTGGGGCAAAAACCGCTTTGGTCGTGATGACAGGTATGGCCAGAGTCATGGTTTAGTCGGTGGTAATCAATGGACCGAAGAAGGCGTCGGGACGAACGCCATTGGTACCGCTTTGATTACAGGGCAGGCGATTCAAGTTGGGCGAGACGAGCACTTCTTGCGTGCGAATCGCTTTATGGTCGGGTCTGCCTCTCCCATTTACGACTCGCAAAATGACGTTGTTGGCGTACTCGACATCTCCTCAGATGCCTATCTACCTCAAGATCACACACTGGGTATGGTCAAACTCATGTCACTTAGTGTGGAGAATCGACTGATCTTCGCCGCCTTTCAAAAAGACTATTTCATTCTCACTTTTAATACCAACCTCATCAGTTTGGACAGTCATTGGTCAGGGGTGCTTGTGTTGGATGAGAATGGCACCATCGTCTCCGCGAATCGTCGCGCAGAAGTTGTCCTAGCCAGAGACTTAGCTTTGCTGAATATTGCTCAGGTATTTGATTGTGAAATGCGCGAAATCAAGCATCAACCGACTAATATCCCAATGAAACTGAAAGCACTCGGTCGTTACCAGTTTTATGTCAATGTCTTACCGCCTGCTTTACCTGTTATGCGAATCCCTGATTTTCGAAAAACGGAAGGGTATGTGGCACCTGAAACCACTTTGAGCGAGCCTAACGCTGCTCCTCGACCTGAACCCGCGAAAGAAAAGCGATTACTGCCCGAAAATGTTGTTCCATTGGAAGAGTTAGAGCATGGCGACGAAAAAGTACGCCGTGTTGTTAAGCAAGCTCATAAAATTATGGAGAAAGACATTCCAATTCTGATTCATGGAGAAACCGGGGCTGGTAAGGAAATCTTCGTGCGCAGTTTGCATTATCATAGCTCGCGGCAGGCTCAAATGCTGGTGGCGGTAAACTGTGCCGCTATCCCATCAGAATTGGTTGAATCTGAACTTTTTGGCTATGAAAAAGGCGCGTTTACCGGAGCACAAAGTAAAGGGTCGATTGGACTCATACGACGCGCGCATAAAGGCACGTTATTTCTAGACGAAATTGGTGAAATGCCGATGGCGGTTCAGTCCCGATTGTTAAGAGTGTTACAAGAGCGAGTCGTCACACCGTTAGGTTCGACCGACGTCTACCCCGTTGATGTAAAACTGATTTCCGCAACCAATAGACAACTAAAACAGGAGGTTCACGAAGGTCGATTTCGACAAGATCTGTATTATCGAATTTCCGGGTTGAATATCGAGTTGCCCTCATTGCGAGATCGGATGGATAAGAGAGAGGTTATTTCTTACATACACGACCGATTACGACTAGAAGACCCAGCGCCATTACTTACGGGTGAAATGTTGACCTTGCTGAGTTCACATCCGTGGCCGGGAAACATGCGTCAGTTGGTTCACGTATTGAAAGTTGGTATGGCGATGGCCGACGGCGATGTATTAGAGGATTGGCATTTGCCGGATGACTTTTTTGACGATCTTCAGAGCGGCGAAACGGATGAGCTTTTGACTTCAAACCAAGTTGAGGGTGAAAAGCAAGAAAGCCTAGACGTGAGAATTCCCAAACTGCTAGGGCAGTTCAACGGCAATGTTTCTAAGACGGCGAAAGCGGCAGGCGTAAGTCGCAATACCGTGTATAAATATGCGAAACAAGGGACGGGCTTTAAATAGAAAGGTGAGTTAGCACCCTTCTATTTATTTGCGTATGCCTTTTATTAAAAGGTAACCGCTAAATTGATTGCTACATGAGAACCGTCAAATGCTGGCGCATTCTTGAAGTCGTATTCGATATTGGTGTAGCGAAGGCCAAGGTCAACGTCGCGTGTAAGCATATACGAACCTTCTAATATGAATCCAAGTGCATTATCTGCATCTGTTTTTTCATTGTAGCTTGGAGTGTCTAGATCCAAGGTTGGATTTAAATGGTAGGTTATACCACCACCAAGTTTGAACTTTTCGAAGTTCTTTATAACTAACGCATCTATTGGAAAGCGGCTGAAGCTAATTTCGCCGTTCGCTGCGTCAATGGAGTCGTTAAGATAATTAATCGCGAGTTTCCAATCAATGTCACTCTCTGCTGATATAGGGGCTGTTAGAAAAGCACCGATAGTAAATCCTGAGCCCGCATACAAAGATTCCGTTGAACCGTCCATAAATGTGGCTGTTGCTAATTTATCACCACCTGATGCATATCCTATTTGTGCTCCAAACTCAGGCATTTCTGCCATAGATACTGTCGAAGCTAATACCAAACCAGCACCTATACACAGTTTTTTAAATTCCATATATCATCCTTATTTTTACATAAATTTTAAACTTCGGATGATATATGAATAATGTTTCAATATAAATATAAAACATTACATGTTCTTTAGTTTAAACAATGTATTAGGATGAGCCCTCGGGTAATTGTGATCGACATACGCCTTGTTTTTGAAGTACTACCAATACCCTAGCGCTTTCCACCATAGACCTCCGGCGATACACCAAACTCCGAGATTTACCACGCTCATAACAACGCCTGCTTTCCACCAATCGCCCATTGAAACATAGCCAGACCCGAAAATAATGGGAGAGGTGCCAGTTGCATAATGAGTCAGAGACATCATCAAAGAAGAAGCGGCAGCCATAAGTAAGCCGAGTATGAGAGGCGGCGCACCCAGCGCAATGCCAGCAGCGAAAATAGCGGCGAACATGGCGGTAATATGTGCGGTTGTACTGGCAAAAAAGTAATGTGTGTAGAAGTAAATTAAGACCAATATTGAAATAGAAGGAATCCACCCCAGCCCAAGATGAGTAATGTTTGTTTCGACAACGCCAGAAAACCAAGCGATTAACCCAAGTTTATTGAGATACGTTGCCATCATTATCAGGGCGGCGAACCAAGTGATTGTATCCCAAGCAGATTTTTCTTTTAAAACGTCATCCCATGTCAGTACGCCAGTCACGAGAAGCACACTGAGCCCTAGCATCGCAGTCGTCGTAGTGTGTACCTTAAAGTCATCACCAAACAGCGCCGCAGGCAGTCCTGTCCAGAGTACGAGAAGTAGAGTAAACACCGCGATCATGATCTTCTCTTGGGTGCTGGTTTTCCCCATCGCTCGCAATTTTTGTTGGGCAAACTTTGTCGCATCCGGTGTGTGTTTAATTTCGGGAGGATAGAGGAAGTAGAGCACTAATGGCATGAGTAATAGACATAGCAATCCTGGAAGTAAAGCCGCCAATGCCCACGTACCCCAAGAGATACTGATTTCTGCTCCGGTGGCATCAGCGATCAGCTTTACGATCAGAGGATTTGGGGCGGTCGCAGTAATAAACATGGCGGACGTAATGGGGTTGGTATGGTAATTCACGAGAGCCAGATAGTGACCAATTTTTCGTTGGGACCCTTCTTCAGAGGAGGAATGAAAACTCTCGGCAATGGACCTCATAATAGGATGAATAATCCCACCCCCTCGTGCCGTATTGCTCGGTGTGACGGGAGCGAGTACCAACTCAGAAAGAGCTAAAGCATAACCAACGCCTAATGTACGTTTGCCAAAGATCGAAATAAAGTAATAGCCAATGCGCTGCCCTAAACCGGTTTTCGCGAGTCCTCTCGAAATGATAATGGCAATACCAATCAACCAAATAAGAGAGCTTGAAAAACCGCTCAACGCATCTTTGATTGCTTGAGACGGGCTGTTGCTGGTTACGCCAGTGAAAGCGACAAAGAAAATGGCAATAAGCGCAACCGCACCAATTGGCATGGCTTTACCAATAATGGCGATAATCGTCGCGACAAACAGAGCGAGTAAATGCCAAGCATTGACATTAACGCCATCGGGTACCGGGACAATAAACCACAATATTAAGGCGGATAGAACGGAGAGAGAAGCGGGTATTAAACGAACATGAGGTGATTGCATACAATACAAATCCTAATGAGTGTATTACACGAATGGATGTCTACTAAGGCTCCTTTCTACTAAGGAATTCTCTATTAAGATGTTTTGAGAAGCCGCTTATTCAAAGTACTGGTGAGACTGTATCGGAATTGTTCATGTCGCAACGTGACCTTAATCAAGGGTACGTATTAAGATATTGGCGAATTGAGTGTAAGAAAATCTTAGAATCCAACAACAAAGACTCTATACTCATATTCCAAAGGCATTCATAAAGAAAGTGTCACTATTATCCGTATCAATGTCGCCGCTATATCAACGTAGCCACTAAGGGAAGTGTTATGAAAATTAAGATCGCTTTGTCCTGTTTGCTTGCTGTATTGCTAACAGCCTGTTCTTCAAACTCTTATAAAGACTTGCCCATGCAGATGAGCATGCCAGTATTTCCAGCGTGGTATGAGGGTAAAGAGGTCTTTTATATTACGACTGATGTATCAGACAAAGAGATGGCTGAGCAGATGAACGCCAACTATACGCCGCGTTTGCGGGATGCTATTCCGCGATATCCAAAACCGCCGCGAGTCAAAACAGCATTAGAACGAGTGTATGGTTTTCCTGGCGGAGAGCAACGCAATGTGTTTCCTTCTGCTCCTTGGCCTGTTGGGCCGAAAAGTACCGACACGCAGTATTCTCCACTCTGGCTTATGTACTGGGTGAAGTGGACGGATCCTGAAAAAGCGTATGAGCTGAAATCAGAAGGGGATATCTACGCGGCTGAGCGTAAAGGTCTCGTGACCATTAATCGCTCCCGCATCGTTGTTAATT encodes:
- a CDS encoding carbohydrate ABC transporter permease translates to MQAPVVSHAQKKARRAVWRGRIGLNLYLILLLLPIYWLINMSFKTNTEILSGLSLYPEHFTLDNYAKIFGDPTWYMGYVNSMLYVSMNMVISLLVALPAAYAFSRYKFVGDKHMFFWLLSNRMAPPAVFLLPFFQLYSSVGLFDTHIAVALAHCLFNVPLAVWILEGFMSGVPREIDETAYIDGYSFPRFFVRIFIPLIRSGIGVTAFFCFMFSWVELLLARTLTSVDAKPIAAIMTRTVSASGMDWGLLAAAGVLTIVPGMLVVYFVRNHIAKGFALGRV
- a CDS encoding ABC transporter ATP-binding protein, whose translation is MSLTLENVSRVVEGETWISDVNLTLEPGSFNVLLGRTLAGKTTLMRLMAGLDRPTKGKILMNGVDVTGVPVRERNISMVYQQFINYPNMTVFENIASPLRLANLSETEIDKRVHETAEMLRIEEYLGRLPLQLSGGQQQRTAMARALVKDSQVILFDEPLVNLDYKLREELRQELRALFKARNCIAVYATTEPNEALALSGNTAVLHEGRLLQFGETAEVYHQPQNIITAEMFSEPPINVVPGKVTETEVTFDDKVHFQLNNDLRSLPAGQYQFGVRASHIGLVPHNDDDLELPVQVDLAEISGSETFLHVHNPHFDLVLHLSGVHQYQVDQEIKVYFPTHKLYAFNDHGDMVHAPARIGGL
- a CDS encoding carbohydrate ABC transporter permease is translated as MNKVENNKAWWLVLPVFIIVAFSAIIPLMTVVNYSVQDIFDPYTRYFVGTEWFKQVMTDTRLHDALGRQFIFSFTILLIEIPLGILVALMMPTKGRSASLALILVAIPLLIPWNVVGTIWQIFGRADIGLFGAFLSWLGVDYNYASNPIDAWMTVVLIDVWHWTPLVALLCYSGLRAIPEVYYQAARIDRASRWAVFRYIQLPKLTNVLIIGVLLRFMDSFMIYTEPFVLTGGGPGTSTTFLSQSLVQQAIGQFDLGPAAAFSLVYFLIILLVCWVFYTTIMNMQKDK
- a CDS encoding DUF2160 domain-containing protein, encoding MVWMSWTLPTALFFGGIALILVAMTTWQIVSPCVERKGFLPIVTSRGDRLFIGLLTSAFIHLTFVALTEVALLVATALSVIWMIILMRWG
- a CDS encoding sigma-54-dependent Fis family transcriptional regulator, with amino-acid sequence MKKEKQQKAQSESKPMDSVTESERACVDAKDGCTDHVEAEHKSQIEASWFRCEQFGLDHGSEPDFGTLPQGELHDLLDQHRSLLETTENEVLPYYENILNNSSCMIVLADHQGHVLNTWGKNRFGRDDRYGQSHGLVGGNQWTEEGVGTNAIGTALITGQAIQVGRDEHFLRANRFMVGSASPIYDSQNDVVGVLDISSDAYLPQDHTLGMVKLMSLSVENRLIFAAFQKDYFILTFNTNLISLDSHWSGVLVLDENGTIVSANRRAEVVLARDLALLNIAQVFDCEMREIKHQPTNIPMKLKALGRYQFYVNVLPPALPVMRIPDFRKTEGYVAPETTLSEPNAAPRPEPAKEKRLLPENVVPLEELEHGDEKVRRVVKQAHKIMEKDIPILIHGETGAGKEIFVRSLHYHSSRQAQMLVAVNCAAIPSELVESELFGYEKGAFTGAQSKGSIGLIRRAHKGTLFLDEIGEMPMAVQSRLLRVLQERVVTPLGSTDVYPVDVKLISATNRQLKQEVHEGRFRQDLYYRISGLNIELPSLRDRMDKREVISYIHDRLRLEDPAPLLTGEMLTLLSSHPWPGNMRQLVHVLKVGMAMADGDVLEDWHLPDDFFDDLQSGETDELLTSNQVEGEKQESLDVRIPKLLGQFNGNVSKTAKAAGVSRNTVYKYAKQGTGFK
- a CDS encoding DASS family sodium-coupled anion symporter, translating into MQSPHVRLIPASLSVLSALILWFIVPVPDGVNVNAWHLLALFVATIIAIIGKAMPIGAVALIAIFFVAFTGVTSNSPSQAIKDALSGFSSSLIWLIGIAIIISRGLAKTGLGQRIGYYFISIFGKRTLGVGYALALSELVLAPVTPSNTARGGGIIHPIMRSIAESFHSSSEEGSQRKIGHYLALVNYHTNPITSAMFITATAPNPLIVKLIADATGAEISISWGTWALAALLPGLLCLLLMPLVLYFLYPPEIKHTPDATKFAQQKLRAMGKTSTQEKIMIAVFTLLLVLWTGLPAALFGDDFKVHTTTTAMLGLSVLLVTGVLTWDDVLKEKSAWDTITWFAALIMMATYLNKLGLIAWFSGVVETNITHLGLGWIPSISILVLIYFYTHYFFASTTAHITAMFAAIFAAGIALGAPPLILGLLMAAASSLMMSLTHYATGTSPIIFGSGYVSMGDWWKAGVVMSVVNLGVWCIAGGLWWKALGYW
- a CDS encoding DUF7482 domain-containing protein encodes the protein MKIKIALSCLLAVLLTACSSNSYKDLPMQMSMPVFPAWYEGKEVFYITTDVSDKEMAEQMNANYTPRLRDAIPRYPKPPRVKTALERVYGFPGGEQRNVFPSAPWPVGPKSTDTQYSPLWLMYWVKWTDPEKAYELKSEGDIYAAERKGLVTINRSRIVVNCPVVPNPNK
- a CDS encoding ABC transporter ATP-binding protein; its protein translation is MAEITLNALAHTYSDSPTKPEDYAIRQMQHVWHQGGAYALLGPSGCGKSTLLNIISGLLEPSDGEVLFDGKRVNELKPEERNIAQVFQFPVVYDTMTVYDNLAFPLRNIGVPSHKIRSKVLEVAEILELSDQLKRKAKGLSADQKQKVSMGRGLVRDDVSAILFDEPLTVIDPQLKWKLRRKLKQIHEQFNITMVYVTHDQLEASTFADKIAVMYDGQIVQFGTPRELFENPAHTFVGYFIGSPGMNFFNATFSAGSLSFGKHVISIHSSLANHLQQRGDITDVKVGIRPEFVHVWDGFNDDAYEVEVDYVEDLGTYKILSFIFNGITMKARLSEDQKVPVGKAYISFPEQWTKLYIDEYLVELGSEAQSEHESEHRSESPSQGSEEAVNE
- a CDS encoding ABC transporter substrate-binding protein; its protein translation is MKNKKKIALAALPFAVMMHSASVWADAYSDAAKKWVSDEFTVSTLSKQEQLNELSWYTDAAKRFRGMEINVASETLTTHKYESQVLAKAFEEITGIKVNHDLIQEGDVVEKLQTQMQSGRNIYDAYVNDSDLIGTHFRYGKVVPISTMMTGDGKDYTSPTLDLADFIGLDFTTGPDGVLYQLPDQQFANLYWFRADWFARDDLKKQFSDIYGYELGVPVNWSAYEDIAEFFTDHVKMIDGEPVYGHMDYGKKDPSLGWRFTDAWFSMAGAGDKGIPNGLPVDEWGIRIENGCSPVGSSVSRGGATNGPAAVYATTKYVDWLRQYAPPEAQGMTFSESGPVPAQGSIAQQIFWYTAFTADMTKQGLPVVNDDGTPKWRMAPSPVGPYWEEGMKKGYQDVGAWTFMNSTPEDRRLAAWLYAQFTTSKTVSLKKTLVGLTPIRESDINSPEMQAAAPKLGGLVEFYKGPARKEWSPTGTNVPDYPKLAQLWWQYISQAASGEATPQEALKGLAAAQDKVMQRLERANVQKTCGPKLNEPRDESYWLNQPGSPKAKLANEKPQGVTVNYEDLIRSWE